Below is a window of Pochonia chlamydosporia 170 chromosome 7, whole genome shotgun sequence DNA.
ACCACCTACCACCGTTTCGTATTGGTTATGACGGCATCGTAGAACGAGGAAACTGGAGAGGCAAACAGTGGAGGATGCAGTTCGGAGGCTGAATAGCAGGATTGGATTGAGAGTGTGTGGTTATGGAGACGTTGTGGTATCGAGGCCACTGTCGTTCCACTGTGTCTTGATATAGGTTTTTCCCTAGATGTTAGGTTTTCCCTATACTGGTCTGCGAATGCAAAGACTAAATTAGCTTCCGAAAGAGCAAAATCCTGTAACGCTGTCACGTTATGAAACTCATCGTTAACTAAGCTTTTTCTGCCAAATTCATTTGTTCCCGTTTCTCGTCTATCCTTTGTTTTTGCCCATTACGCAGTAGAACCCCAAGATATTTAATACTCTCAGAATACTGCTGTTGCCATTTGCCACTCAGGGGGCAAAATGTtacaatcaacagaggcaccGTTGTCCGACAAGTACACTTCATAAGCGAAGTGTTGTCACGGTCAGACAGCAGCCTGGGCTGCCATGTTACTTCAGCCAAGTGTTTCAGCAAGTGTAACAAACAAACTACGCTGACAGGCTGAATGACATCAGCCCAGCAACGTCGTCAGCGAGCTCTTTGTTACTGGCCGGCAATTCCTCATGCACTAACACTGTTTATCTGAATGTGGATTGACATGCCTAGGTCACATGATAAAAGCTGTCTGCAGGAGCACATTTTTAACCCCCTGTTCATATCTGGCGAACCTGGAGCAAAGAGGGTAATAACGATATGATGTAAGACGTCAAAATTAAATTCTCTTTTTACTAACTGTACAATAGTTACCACATAATAGTAGTACTGTAGATCTacaaagaaattgaagcaaaagcaaaccaGAAAATCCGTTTACAAGTAAATGCTTTCATCTCATCTGGGGCCTTTCCGCCTTTAGTTGTGTTGGCCAATATTTATACCGTGAGCTAGCTGCCTTCTGTTATACTTTGTAACGTCTTTTGCATATTTCATTTTGTACCGTTAAAATACATCAATCACCACACTTCTAAACATACTTGAAACCCGTTTAGCTGTTTACTTGTATCCccgccgaagaagaaaagccaCAAAATCATTTTGTGAAACCTATCTCTTGGCCACGCTCTATAGAGTATTGACAAAATAATGTGCTTTCTTACTGATATAGACTTCTATAAGTTCGCAGTTGCAGCTTGTATGCTAAAGTAACTGCGCCTTGACGGAAAGGATATCGCTCGCTAATGCGTCAAGCATACCACGCAACTGACGATTTAAATCTTCCACGGTGTATTTCTTCAACTCAAGATAGACAATTTTTTTACGTTTTCGTTCCCAAAACTTGCTAGATGCAATGCGGCTTTAGCCTAGGCAGGCATTATCTTTATCGCTATCTTTGTCTTCCTTGCTGGCAAGGAGGAGGTCGAGAGTAGCCGGAGAGAAGTATTTTGAGCGCGACCGACAAGCCCGTTTAGGTTTCAAGTTCAGGACATTAGTTACGTCTGCAATGGTTTGTTGCAGTCGTCGTTTTCGCTTGGGGTTTGGATTTAGTTTTGAACTTAAAATTGGAGTTTCTTGCAGTAGGGTCTAAGAAGTCCCAGTTGGTATCGAGCTGGTTACTTTAGGCTCGTGAACAGTATGAAGAATAGCCAGAGGCGACAAGTGACCATGGGCATGGTCCAGTTGCCCACAGTCATCCATCCAGATCGAATCTCCGCCAGAGCACGAGCCAGGAGAAGTTTTATAAAACGGAGTAGAAAACCCAGTGTTGTTTGACTCGAGAGAACACTCCCATAGCTCTCCTTGTCCCCAAGACGGGAAATCAACGGCACCCATAATGAAGTGGCTCGGTTGATGCTCGGTGCGAATGACCTCCATAACTCAACTGAAATATCCACAAGCTATAATTTGAAACTGGGACTAAAAGAGGTTGCAGGTAAAATAAAATAAGGATCGTAAACTCTCGACACAAAGGTAGCTTAGCACTATCCATGTATCCTTAGTCGTAGATATATAAGTTCCCAAAACGCCTAAGATGGTAAACAGACCTAAAATAACAAAATCCGCCCTCTAGGTAACACAGATTCTCATGTCCCATAAAGGCCGTTATAATTTCCTCGTCTCCCAAAGGACCCCGAACATAGGCACAATATGGCACCGTTAGCGTCGCCTCTAGATTGGATGGCAcacctttttcttttcttttctttagATCCCCTATCACAAAAACCCACTTTCGCCACAGCAGACACCAACAGGTAGTCCGTCATAGGTCAGCAGAGTGAGAAAACCCTCCAGCAAGGTGTTAACCATTAAGGAAACAACGCTTTTGATTCCCCCTTGTCCTCAACCCTTAGTAGTGACGCGTCAGGACAAAGACTGTACTCTCTGTTGCTATTAGCAAAATTGCAATTCGTCAGAACCGGGGAAATGGCATCGCAATATCCGTGCAGCCCTGTACCTGCGTCCCGCTGTCACTGTAATCAGCTCGTACCCTTGAAAGAGCTCTTGGTTCTAATATACCTGCTTTTCTTATGCACAAACCACATGCCGTTTATTTATGCGATTCTGCCGTCGCTCAGCTAATAACAAAACCATGAGATGATCAAAACTGTGTGCAGTGCCGTGGCAGTTCGAGAGGTGCGGTCCGTTGGATAGTAATTGTTACGACCGTCAATCACCTCACTAGGATTAGCCATTATGAGAAGTTTTGTCAAACAGAATATGCCATCGATTGCAACTTTAGTGTTGCTAACTGTTAGGCGGCGGCGGGGGAGGCATGCCCACCAAAGTGGCAGAGGAGGGGTAATACAAGGCTGGTGCGAGAACATGTGCAAAAGCGGCTATGGTTAGCCACCTATGATGCATGAAGTGACTATGACCAGTGCCTTGGCAAATCAGCAGGACAGATGGTGAAGTTGGCATTCGGGAACGGCCGCAAGAATCCTTCGAAAGGGGAAAATATGCGGCACATTTGTAGGGGATACACGGGCATGACTTTTAGGCCTTCTGATGCCTTCTGATTCGTCTATTTCCACATTATCCCTAGGTACTTCCGCATGAAGCTGGTGTGAAACCCTTAACAGCTCCCACAATATCAATTAATACCCCAAAACTACCTAGCTGGCAGGTTATACGGTAGGTTGAGGCCATTTTGGCGTCTTAAACATTCCCCACGATAAGAGCGTCCTTGTCGACTTAAATATTTGAACTCTAGGCCTAGTTTCTATCCAAAAGCCCACATCGTAGACTAGTTTGTGTTGTTAATCTATGTTGCTCCTAGATCTATGGCTCCTTAACTATTTGCCGTAGGGACTGTCTAAGTCTTGCCGCTAACGCTGATCCCGAGCCTCCAGAACAACCGCTCTTACACGGATGACGGTTCCATTCGAACGCTAGGATTGGCATCCACCGTTATGCACAGCGGTTGGCAGCAACCGCCGTTAAGGAAGCCCCGATAGTGGACACAGCTGCTGTGTTTAGTTAGGCCGCCGTTATAGCAGCGGCATGAATTGGATGCCCCTGTGCCACTCCACAGCTGACTTCGGCGGGTCATTCAGATTTGATTGGTGCGTTTACAAAGCCGAGATTCAACACCGGAGTCGGAATTACATCTGCAGGGCAGCCCCCGCTCAGAGCGGCTAGGCGATCGGTGGAGGGCAACTTTCGCAATGTAGCAGGGAGTGGGCGTGGCTACTTCTGCTTCAACTGGCGAAGGGTCTAGACTGTCAATCCCTGGTGAGAGCAATCCCTAGAATGTAGCCCTATAAAGCACTTCAGAAATACCCTCTGCGCTTATGCACAAGTAAATAGCTCAATGTGCGCCTGTCTATCGCTCATTGGTTCGCGTACATAGCAGACTACAAGACCACCCTAGGCGACGAATACTAAGACCCATATCGGATGTATGCTACAGTATAGGTTGCCGTATATAACGAATAAATAATTATAGTACAGTATGCATGGTACTTATTTATTACTTAGTGGTTCGTTTTATATTTCAGGCTATAGGAGCACTCCATGAGACAAACGCCAAGACCTACGTCATGTCACCGGCAAAGTTGGTCTTAGGCTGCAGGTGGTCGGCGCCGGGAACACCGGGAACTTACACTCTTTTCCCTGGGATCCCCTCTTTTAAGCTTGCGACACTCGCAAGTCGAAGTTCCACCGAGACTTATGAGGAATATCCTCAATAGACGCGCTGCAAAGTATAAAATTCATCTAATTCCTAGCTTTACTTTATCATCAAGACCATAGATTTCTAAGCTTAACTGTCCGGAGTTCCCACAAGCATGGTAACAGCCTGCCTTATTTACTCCTTCGTCGCGGGGCTGCTGATCCAGGTGGCTGTAGCCAAGCCTTCCGACGGCTCGCTTGTCAAAGGCATTCTGGAAGGAGCCATTGGGGACTCCAAGAACATCTTAAAGGTAAACGGAGCTCGACCCTAGGACTGAATACCATGGAAATACTTGGCTGATAAAACTTGCAGACCGTTCTGGCAGACGTTGCcgaagccaagcccaagggAAATTTCACTTACAACGACAAGGAGTTTCTCCTTAATGGCAAGCCGTTCCAGATTATTGGTGGACAGATAGATCCGCAGCGCGTTCCCCGCGCCTACTGGGCGGACCGACTCCAGAAGGCCAAAGGGATGGGCCTAAACACGATCTTCTCGTACGTCTTCTGGGATATGCTTGAGCCAGTCCAGGGCCACTGGGACTTTACTGGCGCAAATAACATTTCGGCGTGGTATGGGGAGATCCACAAAGCGGGTCTAAAGGCGGTGCTCCGGCCTGGCCCGTATGTTTGCGCCGAGCATGAGTGGGGCGGTTTCCCGGCCTGGCTAAGCCAGGTTCCTGGCATGCGCGTCCGGGCGAACAACAGGCCATTTCTGAATGCCAGCACAAGTTACATCCAGCGCCTTGCAGAGCAGTTAAAGACTGCGCAAATCACACAGGGTGGACCGATCTTAATGGTCCAAGTTGAGAACGAGTACGGCAGTTATGAGGGTGACCACAAATATACGTCGGCTCTAGCAGACGTGTTTCGCGCAAATTTCCAAACACGGCTCTTAACCAccgatggcggcggcaagaCATGGTTAAACGGGGGACATGTGCCCGGTGCCCTTGCCGCGACAAACGGCAATCCCCACATCGGCCTGGATGCGATAAACAACTATGTAACCGACCCATCATGCAAAGGCCCTTTCCTGACTGGTGAGCACTACACCACGTGGTTCGACGGCTGGGGCGGCGGGCATCATCCCTGGGACGGCAACGACCCGAATACCTTAACTGACACCCTCGAGCAAACGAAATGGATGCTGTCCAACAACTACTCTTTCAGTTTCTACATGTTCCACGGCGGCACAAACTGGGGATACCAAAGCGCCGCCAAGGTTACAACTAGTTACGACTACGGGGCGCCACTTGATGAGGCAGGGCGACCGAATGGGTTGTATACGAAGTTGCGCGACCTGATCGCCGAGTACGTTCCAGCAGGATCCATCACGGACATTCCCTCATCCCCCCCCTTAATGAAAGTTTCTGACTTCACACTTACTCCTGTGATGGGACTTTTTGATCATCTCATCAACCCTACCATCTCTAGCTCGCCAATGACGATGGATGCCGTTGGCCAGCAATCCGGATACATACTGTATGAGTACAAATCGTCGGCAAAGTTCTCTGGCATAGTACGGCCAGGGGACCGGCCGCGGGACAGAGTTGTCGTCTACGTGAACGGCGTCAAGAAGGGCGTCGGAGCCGATGTCAGTGTCACGATTAAACCCGGCGATGAACTTTGGCTCTTCGTCGAGAACCTTGGCCGCGACAACTATGAGTCTACAATGGGACAACCTGGTTCTGTCTTGGTGGACCAGGAAAAAGGCATTAAAGGGGACGTTACCGTCGGCGGCGTCAAGATTAACGGCTGGAACACCTACTCGTATCCGCTAGCTAGCCCGCCGGAGCTGCCTCCTACCACTTCAAAGCGGTCAGTTTCTGAAAGCGACATGCCGGTGTTCTACCGCGGTTCTTTCAACACCACGAAATCGGGCCTTGCAGCCGACACATTCTTAGAGTTAACCAACGGGACCAAAGGCGTGGTATGGATTAATGGCTTTAACCTGGGCCGCTACTGGAAGATTGGCCCGCAAAAGCAGTTATTTGTGCCAGGGGCGATTCTTAACTCAGACAAACCGAACCAGGTGGTTGTGCTTGAGTTGGAACCCGGAATGAGTAGCATGGTTGCCAAGGGTGTGTCGTCCCGAACGTGGGGCAAAGTGTGATATCCGGATGGCTTACAGGGGATGCGTGTCCTGTAGATGGAATCTGGCACTCATTTGCAAGCGGTTTCCTCGTCACTTTCAGTCGCGTAAAGCAGGCTGATTTTCATGAAGAGTAGTAGCACCTTCTGGTATCTGCCGCGGGCTACGCCCGATGCTACGGGTCGGCTATACCAGGCCCAAACCTCAGTGATGCACACCCGCTCGGTCATGTAGTTAGTTTAATTTCGTCTAAGTTACCACTAGGCTACTTGGGAATACGAGCTCGAGGCCCGCGCGAagcttgctttctttttttccttaGCTTTAGACAGTGATGGATACCCATTCTATGAAACTGAATCTGAGATGAGTTTCGGTTTCATGAAATGAATGTCagtccagttccagttccatATACACAGCCTACCTCCTCGACCCAAGCTGCCATATGCCCAAACTCCTAAGCATTGGACATGACATACCACGTGCAGGGACCGGCCTGTCTTCCGTAAATAGTTTACCTTGGTAGCATCTCTGATTTTCAGAATCAACACATTTCGATTTCCCTCGATATATACATCTGTTCTGCTGTGACCCTCTAGAAATATCGTTCCGTTCCCTGAAACGAATTGGCCGTCGCCAGCCGACTTGCAACCGTCAACAGGTTTTACTCCACAACAATTTCCCATGCCATTGTCACCAATTGGTAGCGCAATTGTGTGATCACACTGGGTTCTTTTGATTCCGACCTCCATTGTCCTTAACCTCAGAGTTTGGTGTAAAGTCTGCCGCAGTTCCGGTCTTTGATTGGTTCTCATGGTAACCATCAGCGTCTTTTTCTTCGACGCATTATACCGATGGGTTGAATGCAGGTCACTGGCTAATGTTTGGGACTGTCCATACCAGACGGATGCTGGACTGAAGAAGCCCACTTGCTTTTCGCAAGAGCAGCTAGGGGttgttcttcatcatctccctTTTGTTGATACTATTCGAGCTAACTAATTTCAAGCATACTCGGCCCTCGTGGGGGTTCTTCTCGCTGTACTCTCTTGGACGTTTCTCCGTAAACTGCAGTCTCAAAACGAGAAAAGATCGGAATTGTAGTGTCTATAAGCATGGGAGCAATATTTGTTGTCTCCCTCTTTTCGCGTCTAGAAAACCTGCAGACCCGGACTTCTCCTGTAAGTACACACTAAAGTTACATATGATTCCTCTGTCGTGATTCTACACCATTCTAGTCTAAACAATACCCTTTACTACGTGGACTACGACGAGGCGTCCGTCGCCGTGATCGCGGTGTTAATTCCGGTGTTTTGGGTTCTATAAAGAGCAACTAAATTACGCAAATGTCTTTTCTGTAGGAAGCAGTTTTGTAAGAAGACCATGTTAAACCCTGGCAGCAGTATCCAAGACCCCGAGAATGTGCAGATTGGACGACATCTAGACGACGGGAGTAATACAGTAATTCTGAAGTAATTTATGTCGGGTATGCACCGCATCCTGTGAACAGACGAGAGTATTGTCAAGTATTAGGAGAACAGAGAAAGTATACGCAATATAAAATAAAAGTTGTGTAAATGTAATTGTATGGGTTATTAAACTGGCAACAGGGGCTGCCGCAGGCTGCCACCGCCCTGGTCGAAAAGGAATTTGACTAATTTCCAAAATACGGAAACCTATTAAGCCTCTACGAACATACCCTTAGAGTCCACATAAATCGCACTCTGAATTATTTCCTTTAGCTTGCTTATATTAATATATCCTTTTGCAGCCGTCAACTGCGCATCAAGGAAGGCTAAAGATGAAGCAGCACTATGATCGTTAGATCCCTTGAACTTTGACTACATATTCCACACGACATACCCAAATTGAGGACGATAAGTCTGCAAAGTAAGCGCAGAGCCAGCTGTGGTGTGCGAATGCTTTCTCCGTTCATGGTCGAACTGAAACGAGCCTCATTTTACCGCCTGTAAATGGTGGAAGAAGGCTCGTACTGGACGCGGATGTGAACAGCAGCTCCCCGGCTGACCTGAAAACAATAATTTGGGCTAACCAATGGACTGTGTATTAACGAATAACTAGTTAGCTAATTTTGTCTAGTGGCATATCATGTCTGCTAAACCTGCTCAGCCTGCCATCCTGATATCATCCCTGCTAATCCCTGTTATCCGATATCATATGAGAATAGTGTGTTATCTTGATATCAAGTTAATTTATCATAGGGGACATGATATTAGGATAGGCATGTCCGGCTTACCCCGTCTAAATATGGCAGGTAGGCGTATTAATAGGGAAGGTCAGCCGGGAAAGAGACTGGAATCGCCATTTCGCTTGCTTCTGGTGCATCGAATTGACGGGGAAGGAAGCAGGTCATACGGCAGGCGGCAATGATAGAGGATAGATGCTTGTAGGCTTATGCTGGGATAGAAGTACTTCCGTTGCAGCACCATTAACTGGGGCTGTAAACATACGCGTCTTATCACCTCAGAATAGGCAGGTAGACGTACATTTTGAGAGGGCCACTATCACGCAATAGTATCACCACAATATAGCGCCATGTTATCATTACAAGCCGTAATTATTCCCAAACTTATAAAAGGCTTGTTTACGTCCATCTAAAATCGTAAAGTCTTCTATAATTCAAGTAAATTCTCTACCAGTCTTTCAATAAAGATCCGTCAGAATCTTTCTTCCCTAGCGTACCGCTTTACATATTCTCTAAAATGCCTTCGCTCGGATTTCTCCTCACATACGCCTCATTCGCTGGAGCTCTTGCCGTCCCTGCCCCGGCTACCTTTCAGTGACGGAACCAGTTCACAATCAACGTTAAGTACAACAACAACTACAAACACAGGCCTTACCCTTCCAATGGTGCCATGCGAAGAGACATCGGCAACGGATCTACCACCGCCCATAACAGCGCCACCCGCCCTGATGCCGAGTACTACGCCGAGATCCTCGTCGGAACCCCCCCTCAGACAATCAACTTGCTGTTCGATACCGGATCCAGTGACCTGTGGCTCTTTGGCGCCGACGTTCGTGGGTCTATTGATGCGGGTCAGCAGAAATGGAACCAAGCTGCCAGCAGCACGGCTAAGCTAATCAAGAATGGCAAGTGGTCCATCAATTATGCAGACGGATCAGGCGGCAAGGGTACCATCTACAGCGATACCATCTCTGTTGCAGGTGTGAAGGTCGACGGCCAAGGTGTCGAATATGCCACAGACGTCTATCCTATGAGCAACGGTGGTAATATTCTCGGCAGCCCCGTCTCTGGTATTGTAGGCTTCGGTTTTGACAGCATTAACTCTGCTTCACCCAAGCAGCAGAccctcttctccaacatgaAGAGGCATCTTACGAAGCCTCTTTTCACTGTAGACCTGAAACACAAAGCCGGTTTGTTATCCTATTGAGATTTTGTCTTTCCTTTGTTAACACTTTTATTTCAGATGGAACTTTTGGCTTCGGCTTCATTGAAGACTCCAGATATACTGGCAATATCACCTATTCCAACGTCGACTCCAGCGGCGGCTTCTGGCGCTGGACCTCCAACGGCTATGCCGTTGGCGACGGCGATTTTGTGTCTTTGAACATGACGGGCATCACCGATACTGGCGGCTCAAGACTCAAGGTCCCTACCGAGGCATTTAACGCCTACACCAGCGCAATCGCTAACTACACTGACTCCTTTGCCTGCGACACCAAGCTGCCCGACTTTTATTTCGGAGCCGGTGGCGacaccaagatcaaggtcGATGGTGAATACATTAAGGAAAAGTATGATGATGGAACCTGCGGTCTGAAAATGGGAGACGGTGGCAACAGTGCCACCTTTGGCTCTCCTGCTATGGCTGGTGCATTTGTCGTTTTTGAGAACGGTGACGATGGACCTCGCATTGGCTGGGCCATCTCCAAATAAGACCATAGCTTAACGTATTAGGACCAGCCTAATAACGTACATAATATGATTAACAAATAACAACTCCCAAGGCTATAATTATTGTGGCGTGAGTTAACTGCCACTTGCCAGCAGCGTAACAACTTCTTAATCCTCCTGAGCCTCGTGTCCTTTTTGTCAGCCTTAATAGGCCGCAACAACCTATAGTCTTCGGACCTCTGCCGTGAACTCCACGTAATTAATTCGCTCAGTCATGCGCTTAGCTACGCCTTTATGAGAGGAACCACTAGAGGATTGCTCTTGCCTAGATCTTACTATAATAGTTCAAGCCTCTGCAGCGAAATACCGGATGTAGCCGTAGAAGGGAGTTGTGCATCCCAGGATATCAACGGGAGCTACATTTCCCACTTCCCTCTTACTAACACAacagctgctgcagctatCTTCTAATATCCAattttcctttcctttctctcAAATAGTATAATTTCGTTACAGTgttgctttttcttcccaGTAGCTCAATTCAAGCAAAAGTTTCTCTATCAACGGTATTTATACCTATTCTAGTACAGGAGTTTGAGTTTTTCTCACTAAAGATAACTAGACCACGCCATGGCCGAAGCATACGAGATTGCCAGAGCAGCCCCACAACCGCCCGCCTGACCGCAACGCGTAATATCGTATAATGTGGAGTGAATAGAGTGACTTTAGTGTCCCAGTAAGATTATGACAGATAGTCCCTTCTGTTGTTAGATACTCCCTCCTCTCTCCTCAATTTCTGCAATAAAGTTATTGCCTGTTCTGTTGGTGTCGTGGGCGAATATGAGGCGCGAG
It encodes the following:
- a CDS encoding beta-calactosidase (similar to Talaromyces stipitatus ATCC 10500 XP_002486580.1); amino-acid sequence: MVTACLIYSFVAGLLIQVAVAKPSDGSLVKGILEGAIGDSKNILKTVLADVAEAKPKGNFTYNDKEFLLNGKPFQIIGGQIDPQRVPRAYWADRLQKAKGMGLNTIFSYVFWDMLEPVQGHWDFTGANNISAWYGEIHKAGLKAVLRPGPYVCAEHEWGGFPAWLSQVPGMRVRANNRPFLNASTSYIQRLAEQLKTAQITQGGPILMVQVENEYGSYEGDHKYTSALADVFRANFQTRLLTTDGGGKTWLNGGHVPGALAATNGNPHIGLDAINNYVTDPSCKGPFLTGEHYTTWFDGWGGGHHPWDGNDPNTLTDTLEQTKWMLSNNYSFSFYMFHGGTNWGYQSAAKVTTSYDYGAPLDEAGRPNGLYTKLRDLIAEYVPAGSITDIPSSPPLMKVSDFTLTPVMGLFDHLINPTISSSPMTMDAVGQQSGYILYEYKSSAKFSGIVRPGDRPRDRVVVYVNGVKKGVGADVSVTIKPGDELWLFVENLGRDNYESTMGQPGSVLVDQEKGIKGDVTVGGVKINGWNTYSYPLASPPELPPTTSKRSVSESDMPVFYRGSFNTTKSGLAADTFLELTNGTKGVVWINGFNLGRYWKIGPQKQLFVPGAILNSDKPNQVVVLELEPGMSSMVAKGVSSRTWGKV
- a CDS encoding endothiapepsin precursor (similar to Beauveria bassiana ARSEF 2860 XP_008597280.1), with product MRRDIGNGSTTAHNSATRPDAEYYAEILVGTPPQTINLLFDTGSSDLWLFGADVRGSIDAGQQKWNQAASSTAKLIKNGKWSINYADGSGGKGTIYSDTISVAGVKVDGQGVEYATDVYPMSNGGNILGSPVSGIVGFGFDSINSASPKQQTLFSNMKRHLTKPLFTVDLKHKADGTFGFGFIEDSRYTGNITYSNVDSSGGFWRWTSNGYAVGDGDFVSLNMTGITDTGGSRLKVPTEAFNAYTSAIANYTDSFACDTKLPDFYFGAGGDTKIKVDGEYIKEKYDDGTCGLKMGDGGNSATFGSPAMAGAFVVFENGDDGPRIGWAISK